From a region of the Rhipicephalus microplus isolate Deutch F79 chromosome X, USDA_Rmic, whole genome shotgun sequence genome:
- the LOC119175606 gene encoding uncharacterized protein LOC119175606, whose translation MRKKRRPCSSLVSSVDARMTPSLPDRSMQQCSSSATVSGVAEQRLATVKPAHSDESLAELFALIESNPCLWKNDSKSFKNLRLKRRLWNRFAIHLQKHFPMLGPFTGDNLRYVYSIKRRQYYDELKDKTGRTKTGELEYTGRWKFFDCLSFLRVHSEPFRTAVISPLLHFEKEQLLEMDEEGDDALLEDADAIVLEPDDQSTLPDSVSVLPEPLAAPNDEVETVDGVEYIIGTPSDPTPAKKFRPSSTSLDVKPLLPVAPSSSSSIDNSVVPQVESLPSLQSLSPAAAGYYDECDQFGNIIANYMRRLSDEDRLEFHCHIMSCTKDFFKCFTRFHDKRRP comes from the exons ATGCGTAAGAAACGTCGTCCGTGCTCCAGTTTGGTGTCCAGTGTAGACGCAAGGATGACGCCGAGTCTTCCCGACCGTTCAATGCAACAGTGCTCTAGCAGCGCGACGGTGTCCGGCGTCGCCGAGCAACGGCTCGCCACGGTCAAGCCTGCTCACAGCGACGAGTCTCTGGCCGAGCTGTTCGCCCTCATCGAGAGCAACCCCTGCCTCTGGAAGAATGACTCGAAAAGCTTCAAGAACCTGCGACTTAAGCGTCGACTCTGGAACCGATTCGCCATCCACCTCCAGAAGCACTTCCCCATGCTTGGGCCGTTCACTGGTG ACAACCTTCGGTACGTGTACAGCATCAAGAGGCGGCAATACTACGACGAGTTGAAGGACAAGACTGGACGGACCAAAACCGGGGAGCTGGAATATACCGGTCGGTGGAAGTTTTTCGACTGCCTCAGCTTCCTGCGGGTTCATTCGGAGCCCTTCCGGACCGCCGTCATTAGTCCCCTGCTTCACTTCGAGAAAGAACAGCTG CTCGAGATGGACGAAGAGGGCGATGATGCTCTGTTGGAGGACGCCGACGCGATCGTGTTGGAACCTGACGACCAGAGCACCTTGCCTGACAGCGTCTCGGTGCTTCCCGAGCCACTGGCTGCGCCCAACGACGAGGTCGAAACGGTTGACGGCGTCGAATACATCATCGGCACGCCGTCAGATCCTACTCCCGCGAAGAAATTTCGGCCCTCCTCGACAAGCCTCGACGTCAAGCCACTTCTCCCTGTGGCCCCGTCTAGCAGCAGCAGCATCGACAACAGCGTTGTGCCTCAAGTCGAAAGCTTGCCGTCCCTGCAGTCCCTCAGTCCAGCCGCGGCCGGCTACTACGACGAGTGCGACCAGTTCGGCAATATCATTGCCAACTATATGCGCCGCCTGTCGGATGAGGATCGGCTCGAGTTCCATTGCCACATCATGAGCTGCACCAAGGACTTCTTCAAGTGCTTCACGCGCTTCCACGATAAACGGCGCCCGTGA